From the Actinomadura luzonensis genome, the window GCGGCGATCGTCGCCGCCCGGTCGATGGCGCACTGGCAGGAGGGGGTGGCGCGGCTGCCGCGCGACCCGTTCGCCCGCCGCCGCCGGGACGCCGAGGGCGCGGGGCACGCGACGCTGATCTCGCCCGCGCTGCTCGCGGCCGGGCGGCGGGTGGCGGCCCGGCACGGGGTGTGGCCGTCGCTGGTGCCGGTGGCGGCGTACGCGGCGATGACCGCCCGCTACACGGGGCAGCGCACGGTGGGGTGGCTGGCGTTCGTCAGCAACCGCGGGTCGCATCCGTACCCGGACGTGCTGACCTGCATGTTCTCGCCGATGCTGGTGACCGTGGACGCCTCCGGCGACCCGCCGTTCGGCGAGCTGCTGCGGCGGCTGGCCGGCGCCTTCGAACAGGCCGGTGAGCACGCGTACGTGCCCTACGACAAGGTCGTGGAGATGGTCTCCCGCGAGGGCTCGCGGCGCGGCGGCGAGGTGCGGCTGGGCTCGGAGGTCAACTTCATCAAGCAGCGCAGCAAGGAGTACGGCGGCCGGCGCACCGCGTTCACCTGGAACCCGGCGCCGCTGTCGTGGGCGCGCTGCGGCCTGGACACCTACCTGCGGATCGACGAGTGGCGGGACGCGGTGTCGCTGTCGCTGCACGCCGCCGCCGCGGTCATGGGGCCGGCCGAGGTCGAGTGGTTCCTGCGCGGCATGGAGGCCCTGGTGCTGGCGCACGACGAGGGCCGCGAGACGCCGGCGGCCCCTCCCCCGCTCCCCCCGCCCCCGCTCCCCGCTCCCCCGCCCGTCGCTGCGCCGGTCCCCGCGGGGCCGGCCCCGGACGCCGCCGTGGCGGCGCTCGCCGAAGCCGTGCGCGAGACGCACGGCCTGTCCCGCGTCGACCCGTCCGACAGCTACGTGCTGGCCGGCGGCCAGGCCCTGCGCGCCCCGCAGGTGCTGGCCCGCCTGGCCGGGCGCGGCTGGACGGGCCTGACGCTCCAGCAGCTCACCGGGCCCGCGCCGCTCGGCGCGCTGGCCGCCAGGCTGGCGCCCGGCCCGCGTACTCCGTCCACCCAGATCCCCAGCAACTCGGAGTGAACCTCATGAACGACACCCTGACCGGCCAGGTGGCCAAGAGCCGCCGCCTCGTCGCCTCGGAGCAGGAGCTGCGCCAGGCGATCGCCCGCGAACTGCCCGCCGACGGCCTCGCCGACCTGGTGGTCATGGGCGGCCACTTCATGCTGTTCGAGGACCCGTCCTCCGGGCGGCTGACGCCGGGCGTCATCGAGGAGCAGCGGGACGAGACCATGCGCGGCCGCATCGCCGGCCGGGTCGGCGTCTTCCCCGGCTACACCTGGCGGATGTCCATCGAGCTGCTCAACGAGTACGCCGCCGCCGGCGCGGACGCCCGGCTGCTGCTGCTCGTCAACGACTGGCAGTACGTGC encodes:
- a CDS encoding condensation domain-containing protein, which produces MKSASLCWGQRYMWLRVHQLPPEHQHETHVVLRFQVPGGLTVAQCRAILTHLARRHEILRTTFPLDPEPAQRVEPPAALPVTVATTERDGTPGPAGVLDDLTRRPFDLAAEWPVRACLITTGGLPRQCVLVFNHLAVDAWTIEEIKRELRTQAAGLAARRPAALPPVRHQPSDLARHEASADAAIVAARSMAHWQEGVARLPRDPFARRRRDAEGAGHATLISPALLAAGRRVAARHGVWPSLVPVAAYAAMTARYTGQRTVGWLAFVSNRGSHPYPDVLTCMFSPMLVTVDASGDPPFGELLRRLAGAFEQAGEHAYVPYDKVVEMVSREGSRRGGEVRLGSEVNFIKQRSKEYGGRRTAFTWNPAPLSWARCGLDTYLRIDEWRDAVSLSLHAAAAVMGPAEVEWFLRGMEALVLAHDEGRETPAAPPPLPPPPLPAPPPVAAPVPAGPAPDAAVAALAEAVRETHGLSRVDPSDSYVLAGGQALRAPQVLARLAGRGWTGLTLQQLTGPAPLGALAARLAPGPRTPSTQIPSNSE